Proteins encoded together in one Streptomyces sp. NA04227 window:
- a CDS encoding NCS2 family permease: MTGQATNKSDAPHGASVVTHGPLDRFFRVSARGSTFGREIRGGFATFFAMAYILVLNPIILSGAKDMHGHQLDNGQLVTATALTAAFTTLLMGVIGNVPIALAAGLGVNTVVALQLAPRMSWPDAMGMVVLAGFVVMLLVATGLRERVMAAVPVGLRKGIAIGIGLFIMLIGLVDAGFVSRIPDAAGTTVPLQLGGDGHLNGWPLLVFVLGVLLTLGLIVRRVPGAILIGIVAMTLLAIVIEAVADVPSWGLTTPKWPGNPVSSPDFGLVGEVSLFGGFDKVGLLTGLLFVFTVLLSCFFDAMGTIMGVGDEAGLTDETGGMPGMNRVLFVDGIAVAAGGASSSSATTCFVESTAGVGEGARTGFANIVTGGLFAVALFLTPLATMVPSQAATPALVAVGFLILAGSIGDIDWSDATIAIPAFLTMVMMPFTYSITNGIGMGFISFTVLRLVAGRGREVPIAMYVVSAVFAFYYLMPALDLT, translated from the coding sequence ATGACCGGCCAGGCCACCAACAAGTCGGACGCCCCGCACGGGGCGTCCGTCGTGACGCACGGTCCGCTGGACCGCTTCTTCAGGGTCTCCGCGCGGGGGTCGACGTTCGGGCGGGAGATCCGCGGCGGCTTCGCGACCTTCTTCGCGATGGCCTACATCCTGGTCCTGAACCCGATCATCCTGTCCGGCGCCAAGGACATGCACGGGCATCAGCTCGACAACGGCCAGCTCGTCACCGCGACCGCGCTGACCGCCGCCTTCACCACACTCCTGATGGGCGTCATCGGCAATGTGCCCATCGCGCTGGCGGCCGGGCTCGGTGTGAACACCGTGGTCGCGCTCCAGCTCGCGCCGCGGATGAGCTGGCCGGACGCGATGGGCATGGTGGTACTTGCGGGCTTCGTGGTCATGCTGCTCGTGGCCACCGGGCTGCGGGAGCGGGTGATGGCGGCCGTCCCGGTGGGGCTGCGCAAGGGCATCGCCATCGGCATCGGCCTGTTCATCATGCTGATCGGCCTGGTCGACGCCGGGTTCGTCAGCCGCATCCCGGACGCGGCCGGGACGACCGTGCCGCTCCAGCTCGGCGGCGACGGGCACCTCAACGGCTGGCCGCTGCTCGTCTTCGTGCTCGGTGTGCTGCTGACGCTCGGTCTCATCGTGCGGCGGGTGCCGGGCGCGATCCTGATCGGCATCGTCGCGATGACGCTGCTCGCGATCGTCATCGAGGCCGTCGCCGACGTGCCCTCCTGGGGGCTCACCACCCCGAAGTGGCCCGGAAACCCGGTCTCCTCCCCGGACTTCGGTCTGGTCGGCGAGGTCAGTCTGTTCGGCGGCTTCGACAAGGTGGGACTGCTCACCGGCCTGCTGTTCGTGTTCACGGTGCTGCTGTCCTGCTTCTTCGACGCCATGGGCACGATCATGGGCGTCGGTGACGAGGCGGGCCTGACCGACGAGACCGGCGGCATGCCCGGCATGAACCGGGTGCTGTTCGTGGACGGCATCGCGGTCGCCGCGGGCGGCGCGTCCTCCTCCTCGGCCACCACCTGCTTCGTGGAGTCGACGGCAGGCGTGGGGGAGGGTGCGCGCACGGGCTTCGCGAACATCGTCACCGGCGGCCTGTTCGCCGTGGCACTGTTCCTCACGCCGCTGGCGACGATGGTGCCGTCCCAGGCGGCGACCCCCGCACTGGTCGCGGTGGGCTTCCTGATCCTGGCGGGCTCCATCGGCGACATCGACTGGAGCGACGCGACGATCGCGATCCCGGCGTTCCTGACGATGGTGATGATGCCGTTCACGTACTCGATCACGAACGGCATCGGCATGGGCTTCATCAGCTTCACGGTGCTGCGGCTGGTCGCCGGTCGCGGCCGGGAGGTGCCGATTGCCATGTACGTCGTCTCGGCGGTGTTCGCCTTCTACTACCTGATGCCCGCGCTGGATCTGACCTGA
- a CDS encoding DUF2530 domain-containing protein: MTRETARRPLREAPAPLEGPVVGTVTGGTILWFLLFLAQLPFYGWFDDHGHLWWVWTPLAGAGLGLIGIWYVRGREAALKRAESAAETPDGETPTGETPADEA, encoded by the coding sequence ATGACCCGTGAGACCGCTCGCCGCCCGCTGCGCGAGGCACCCGCACCGCTCGAGGGCCCGGTCGTCGGGACCGTCACGGGCGGCACGATCCTCTGGTTCCTGCTCTTCCTGGCGCAGTTGCCGTTCTACGGCTGGTTCGACGACCACGGGCACCTGTGGTGGGTGTGGACCCCGCTGGCCGGGGCCGGGCTCGGGCTGATCGGCATCTGGTACGTGCGGGGGCGCGAGGCGGCGCTCAAGCGCGCGGAGTCCGCCGCGGAGACGCCCGACGGAGAGACACCCACTGGAGAGACACCCGCCGACGAGGCCTGA
- a CDS encoding cation-translocating P-type ATPase, translating into MTQRARTGADDCGAQHAPVGGATDADTEATGTATTTGTTPSTTTTGATTTTTSTGAPGPTYKAAGLTTAEVAERVARGEVNDIPVRSSRSTADIVRGNIFTRFNAIIGVLWVITLFVAPVQDALFGFVILANTGIGIVQELRAKKTLDSLAVIGEARPVVRRDGVAAEVATSAIVLDDLVETGPGDKIVVDGVVAEAAGLEVDESLLTGEADSVVKRPGDPVLSGSFVVAGAGAYTATRVGREAYAAQLAEEAARFTLVHSELRTGISTILKYVTWMMVPTALGLVVSQLFLEHDSVKDATARTIGGIVPMIPEGLVLLTSVAFAIGVIRLGRRQCLVQELPAIEGLARVDVVCLDKTGTLTEGGMDLAELRVLDGAGGTDGGDGSGRTEGTGRTEAAEGTGGAEAAEGAVGAAPADRIRAVLGALAAADPRPNASLRAVAESCPPVASVRCTRAVPFSSARKYSGGRIEEAGGRFGDWLLGAPDVLLAPGDPLLDEIGGLDRQGLRVLLLARAGHGLDGPDPTRDTAPAALVVLEQRLRPDAADTLRYFAEQGVAVKVISGDNAVSVGAVAAKLSLPGAEHTVDARTLPEDRDEMAEVLEKNTVFGRVSPQQKRTMVAALRSRGHTVAMTGDGVNDVLALKDADIGVAMGAGSEATRAVAQIVLLNNSFATLPSVVAEGRRVIGNITRVATLFLVKTVYSVLMALLVVCSQVEYPFLPRHLTLLATLVIGLPAFFLALAPNKERAQPGFVRRVMRYALPAGLIAGIATFTTYLLARAHYHGPGELDAETSAATTTLFLISLWVLAIVARPYTWWRILLVATMGAAFVIVLVVPWLQDFFALRLEGTVMPWTAVGIGLAAGALLEPVWVWAGRRFPA; encoded by the coding sequence ATGACGCAGCGGGCACGGACCGGCGCGGACGACTGCGGAGCACAGCACGCCCCCGTCGGCGGTGCCACGGACGCGGACACCGAAGCCACCGGCACAGCGACCACTACCGGCACGACGCCGAGCACGACGACGACCGGCGCAACGACGACCACGACCTCGACCGGCGCTCCCGGTCCGACGTACAAAGCGGCGGGACTCACCACCGCCGAAGTCGCCGAGCGGGTGGCGCGCGGCGAGGTCAACGACATCCCGGTGCGCAGCAGCCGCTCCACCGCCGACATCGTGCGCGGCAACATCTTCACCCGCTTCAACGCGATCATCGGCGTGCTCTGGGTGATCACCCTCTTCGTCGCCCCGGTACAGGACGCCCTGTTCGGCTTCGTGATCCTCGCCAACACCGGTATCGGCATCGTGCAGGAGCTGCGCGCGAAGAAGACCCTCGACTCGCTCGCCGTGATCGGCGAGGCCCGCCCGGTCGTCCGCAGGGACGGCGTCGCCGCCGAGGTGGCGACCTCCGCGATCGTGCTCGACGACCTGGTGGAGACGGGCCCCGGCGACAAGATCGTGGTGGACGGCGTGGTCGCCGAGGCGGCGGGCCTGGAGGTGGACGAGTCGCTGCTCACCGGCGAGGCCGACTCCGTGGTCAAACGCCCCGGCGACCCGGTGCTCTCCGGCAGTTTCGTGGTGGCGGGCGCCGGTGCCTACACCGCGACCCGCGTCGGCCGGGAGGCGTACGCCGCCCAACTGGCAGAGGAGGCCGCCCGGTTCACCCTCGTCCACTCCGAACTGCGCACCGGCATCTCCACGATCCTCAAGTACGTGACGTGGATGATGGTGCCGACCGCGCTCGGTCTGGTCGTCAGCCAGCTCTTCCTGGAACACGACAGCGTCAAGGACGCCACCGCGCGCACCATCGGCGGAATCGTGCCGATGATCCCCGAGGGCCTGGTGCTGCTCACCTCGGTGGCCTTCGCGATCGGCGTGATCCGCCTCGGCCGCCGCCAGTGCCTGGTACAGGAACTCCCCGCGATCGAGGGCCTGGCCCGGGTCGACGTGGTCTGCCTCGACAAGACGGGCACCCTCACCGAGGGGGGCATGGACCTCGCCGAGTTGCGGGTACTCGACGGCGCCGGGGGCACCGACGGCGGGGACGGTTCGGGGCGTACGGAGGGCACGGGACGTACGGAAGCGGCTGAAGGAACTGGAGGGGCTGAGGCGGCTGAAGGAGCTGTAGGGGCTGCACCGGCGGACCGCATCCGCGCCGTACTCGGCGCCCTCGCCGCCGCCGACCCCCGGCCCAACGCCAGTCTGCGGGCGGTGGCCGAGTCCTGTCCCCCGGTGGCCTCGGTGCGGTGTACGCGGGCGGTGCCGTTCTCCTCGGCGCGCAAATACAGCGGTGGCCGCATAGAGGAGGCGGGCGGGCGCTTCGGCGACTGGCTGCTCGGCGCGCCCGACGTCCTGCTCGCGCCCGGCGACCCGCTGCTCGACGAGATCGGCGGGCTCGACCGGCAGGGCCTGCGGGTGCTGCTGCTCGCCCGGGCCGGGCACGGACTCGACGGCCCCGACCCGACCCGGGACACCGCCCCGGCCGCCCTGGTCGTCCTCGAACAGCGGCTGCGCCCCGACGCCGCCGACACCCTGCGCTACTTCGCCGAGCAGGGCGTCGCGGTGAAGGTGATCTCCGGCGACAACGCGGTCTCCGTCGGCGCGGTCGCGGCCAAGCTCTCGCTGCCCGGCGCCGAACACACCGTCGACGCGCGCACGCTGCCCGAGGACCGGGACGAGATGGCCGAAGTCCTGGAGAAGAACACGGTGTTCGGGCGGGTGAGCCCGCAGCAGAAACGCACCATGGTGGCGGCGCTGCGCTCGCGCGGGCACACGGTGGCGATGACCGGGGACGGCGTCAACGACGTGCTCGCCCTCAAGGACGCCGACATCGGGGTGGCCATGGGCGCGGGCTCCGAGGCGACCCGGGCGGTGGCGCAGATCGTGCTGCTCAACAACAGCTTCGCCACCCTGCCCTCGGTGGTCGCCGAGGGCCGCCGGGTCATCGGCAACATCACCCGCGTCGCCACGCTCTTCCTGGTCAAGACGGTCTACTCGGTCCTGATGGCCCTGCTCGTGGTCTGCTCCCAGGTCGAATACCCGTTCCTGCCACGGCACTTGACCCTGCTCGCCACCCTCGTCATCGGCCTGCCCGCGTTCTTCCTGGCCCTCGCCCCCAACAAGGAACGCGCCCAGCCCGGCTTCGTACGCCGCGTCATGCGCTACGCGCTGCCCGCCGGACTCATCGCGGGCATCGCCACCTTCACCACCTACCTCCTCGCCCGCGCCCACTATCACGGCCCCGGCGAACTGGACGCGGAGACCAGCGCGGCGACGACCACCCTGTTCCTGATCTCGCTGTGGGTACTCGCCATCGTCGCCCGCCCCTACACCTGGTGGCGGATCCTGCTGGTGGCCACGATGGGCGCGGCCTTCGTGATCGTCCTCGTCGTGCCCTGGCTCCAGGACTTCTTCGCACTGCGCCTGGAAGGCACCGTCATGCCCTGGACAGCGGTGGGCATCGGCCTCGCGGCGGGCGCTCTGCTCGAACCGGTGTGGGTGTGGGCGGGGCGGCGCTTCCCGGCCTGA
- a CDS encoding 1,4-alpha-glucan branching protein has protein sequence MAVIHHTTMSPTKLELLTSWLPTRSWYAGTSPEPVKAGGFRLDDPTDEVGIEFMVVRDAAAPGAPALLVPFTYRSAPLEGADTALIGTSEHGVLGTRWIYDGAHDPVLLGQLLAFALGRVPAQAQSVSDTLDPTVHAHWMGPTLTTGTDDKPPLPTVLSVTDSTDGTDAVIRTVPDPAEPGEPDAEASELTLHFARVLHAGTDGAPATESATPAAGSALLGVVTAGWELADGATVRGRYAEVRG, from the coding sequence ATGGCGGTCATCCACCACACCACCATGTCGCCCACCAAGCTGGAGCTGCTGACGTCCTGGCTGCCCACCCGGAGCTGGTACGCGGGCACCTCCCCCGAGCCGGTGAAGGCGGGCGGCTTCCGGCTGGACGACCCGACGGACGAGGTCGGCATCGAGTTCATGGTGGTCCGCGACGCCGCCGCCCCGGGCGCGCCCGCCCTCTTGGTCCCGTTCACCTACCGCAGCGCCCCACTGGAGGGCGCCGACACCGCGCTGATCGGCACCTCCGAGCACGGCGTCCTCGGCACCCGCTGGATCTACGACGGCGCCCACGACCCGGTCCTGCTCGGCCAGTTGCTGGCCTTCGCCCTCGGCCGCGTCCCCGCCCAGGCCCAGAGCGTGAGCGACACCCTCGACCCCACCGTCCACGCCCACTGGATGGGCCCCACCCTCACCACCGGCACCGACGACAAGCCGCCGCTGCCCACGGTGCTCTCGGTCACGGACTCCACCGACGGCACGGACGCGGTGATCCGCACGGTCCCCGACCCTGCTGAACCGGGCGAACCGGACGCCGAAGCAAGTGAGTTGACGCTGCACTTCGCCCGCGTCCTGCACGCCGGTACGGATGGGGCTCCGGCCACCGAGTCCGCGACTCCCGCGGCCGGTTCGGCACTGCTCGGAGTCGTCACCGCGGGCTGGGAGCTGGCGGACGGGGCGACGGTGCGGGGGCGGTACGCGGAGGTGCGGGGGTAG
- a CDS encoding GNAT family N-acetyltransferase: MTITWHTRAETGADIPAVREINLGAFETPLEADLVDTLRTDPAWIDGLSLVSTDENGRPVGYALLTRCHIGSTPALCLGPCAVLPEYQRTGAGSAAVRAALAAATEQGERYVVVLGHPPYYPRFGFTRASRYGIGLTIDVPDEALMALALDKRYPLPGGTVRYAAPFGV, encoded by the coding sequence ATGACCATCACGTGGCACACCCGCGCCGAGACCGGCGCCGACATCCCCGCCGTCCGTGAGATCAACCTCGGGGCCTTCGAGACCCCGCTGGAGGCGGACCTCGTCGACACCCTGCGGACCGACCCCGCCTGGATCGACGGACTCTCCCTCGTCAGCACCGACGAGAACGGCCGACCCGTCGGCTACGCCCTGCTCACCCGCTGCCACATCGGCAGCACCCCGGCACTGTGCCTGGGCCCCTGCGCGGTACTCCCCGAGTACCAGCGCACGGGCGCCGGTTCGGCCGCCGTCCGCGCCGCCCTCGCCGCGGCCACCGAGCAGGGCGAGCGATACGTCGTCGTCCTCGGTCACCCGCCGTACTACCCCCGGTTCGGCTTCACCCGCGCCTCGCGGTACGGCATCGGCCTGACCATCGACGTCCCCGACGAGGCGCTGATGGCCCTCGCCCTGGACAAGCGGTATCCGCTGCCGGGCGGGACGGTGCGGTATGCGGCGCCGTTCGGGGTCTGA
- a CDS encoding type II toxin-antitoxin system Phd/YefM family antitoxin has translation MTDILGIAEARERLDSLCRKAATSLERTAITDEGTVVAILISPQELADLEDDLAIAQNRLNEALGQPEPVLTQEEFLNELAAQDVDGQQGAA, from the coding sequence ATGACTGACATCTTGGGGATCGCCGAAGCCCGGGAAAGACTGGACAGCCTGTGCCGCAAAGCCGCTACCAGCCTGGAGCGCACGGCGATCACCGATGAGGGCACGGTGGTGGCCATCCTGATCAGTCCGCAGGAGCTGGCCGATCTCGAGGACGACTTGGCCATTGCCCAAAATCGCCTCAACGAGGCACTGGGACAACCGGAACCGGTACTCACCCAGGAGGAGTTCCTGAACGAGCTCGCCGCCCAGGATGTCGACGGTCAGCAGGGAGCGGCGTGA
- a CDS encoding type II toxin-antitoxin system RelE/ParE family toxin codes for MSAEVVFQAPARQKLREYRKNDRAGVDQVLDSINLLRGDPRPPGSAPYGSGYFRIHVGVYRVLYQVRNGTPVVISIEHVGKVP; via the coding sequence GTGAGCGCGGAGGTCGTATTCCAAGCCCCTGCCCGGCAGAAGTTGAGGGAGTACCGGAAGAACGACCGCGCCGGAGTTGATCAAGTACTGGACTCGATCAACCTGCTGCGCGGTGACCCCCGGCCTCCGGGGTCGGCCCCGTACGGAAGTGGGTACTTCCGCATCCACGTAGGCGTCTACCGCGTCCTCTACCAGGTCCGGAACGGCACGCCCGTGGTGATCTCGATCGAGCACGTGGGCAAGGTCCCCTGA
- a CDS encoding sacsin N-terminal ATP-binding-like domain-containing protein: protein MNRFVRPAPEGADPFGTARLRRGVLDAWVASAARLREDANAEEDLALGGYRDRLVVELAQNAADAAARAGVPGRLRLTLREKVLAVANTGAPLDAAGAESLSTLRASAKREEDDAAGRTVGRFGVGFAAVLAVSDEPAVLGRHGGVRWSLSEARELAAEAATASPALADELRRRDGHLPLLRLPFAAEGSAPESYETVVVLPLRDAAAEDLVQRLLDGVDAALLLTLPGLDEVVVETDEGVRTLRRVPPAGTTAAAATTQAPTEPAAEATAAAPADGSGSQVTTDASGSLVTVEDTRDGTSRWRYLSRGGALDVALLADRPVEERLRPYWSLTWAVPVDEEGAPLPPRTAPVVHAPTPSDEPLGVPALLIASLPLDPTRRHAAPGPLTDFLVERAADAYAELLAAWRPVGPGLIDLVPGPLGRSALDGALRQGILDRLPRTAFLPPALEFTTRTAGEAEPAADTSAMSVLSALSETSDASAQASPEALRPRDAEVVEGAGAETVRVLAEVLPNLLPAGLERRGELRALGVSRVPLTEAIDRLTGVDRDPSWWWRLYDSLAGVDPDRLTGLPVPLADDGRGAYEPGAGAEPGAQRIEPGAGEPGADVPGAELPGAAAPLDFGPPARRRTAIGPRHILLPADTVGTVTAGALSRLGLKVAHPDAAHPLLEKLGALPASPRAVLTTPQVRAAVAASLDDDGVGVGAGIGWDDDTALGAEELAEIVLGLVRDAELEPGAEPWLGALALPDEDGELAPAGELVLPDSPFARVMREGELALVDAEWAGRWGEQPLAGVGVLADFVLVRATDVVLDPDELEPREGDFAESDDAGLLDVVDVWCEDVLDQLPETPVPPVATELIAVRDLDVVDDDRWPEALALLSRPPLRDALTQQVTVLLPDGTTETVRPYTAWWLRGHPVLDGRRPAGLRAEGSDPLLAGLYDPADATGFDDAQVLRALGVRTSVPALLSEPGGAAELLDRLADPDRPVTASQLHALYSELAELDPEQVTLPDELRAVRDGEVIVVDAADAQVADAPDLLPFATGRPLLPVRPDRAAELAELFQVPRLGESAPTTVPDGGVVHPVPESVRTLLGPATPETYTEYEELLVDGTELDWRRTPDGTVHAATLEGVAAGLAWAAGQWPRRFEVAALLEDPSRTGELARDRWFD from the coding sequence GTGAACAGGTTCGTGCGGCCGGCCCCCGAAGGGGCGGACCCGTTCGGTACCGCGCGGTTGCGGCGCGGGGTGCTCGACGCGTGGGTGGCCAGCGCCGCCCGGCTGCGTGAGGACGCCAACGCCGAGGAGGACCTGGCCCTCGGCGGCTACCGCGACCGGCTCGTCGTCGAACTCGCCCAGAACGCCGCCGACGCCGCCGCGCGCGCGGGTGTGCCCGGCCGGCTGCGCCTGACCCTGCGCGAGAAGGTGCTGGCCGTCGCCAACACCGGGGCGCCCCTGGACGCCGCGGGCGCCGAGTCGCTGTCCACCCTGAGGGCCTCCGCCAAGCGCGAGGAGGACGATGCCGCGGGCCGTACGGTCGGCCGCTTCGGCGTCGGCTTCGCCGCGGTGCTCGCGGTCAGCGACGAACCGGCCGTCCTCGGCCGTCACGGCGGTGTGCGCTGGTCCCTGTCCGAGGCCCGCGAACTCGCCGCCGAGGCCGCGACCGCGAGCCCCGCCCTCGCCGACGAACTCCGCCGCCGCGACGGCCATCTCCCGCTCCTGCGGCTGCCGTTCGCGGCCGAGGGCAGCGCCCCGGAGTCGTACGAGACCGTGGTGGTACTGCCGCTGCGCGACGCCGCAGCCGAGGACCTCGTCCAGCGACTGCTCGACGGCGTGGACGCGGCCCTGCTGCTCACCCTGCCCGGCCTGGACGAGGTGGTCGTCGAGACCGACGAGGGCGTACGGACACTGCGGCGCGTGCCGCCCGCCGGTACGACGGCCGCCGCAGCGACCACCCAAGCGCCCACCGAACCGGCCGCCGAAGCGACCGCCGCCGCGCCCGCCGACGGCTCCGGCTCGCAGGTCACCACCGACGCCTCGGGCTCACTGGTCACCGTCGAGGACACCCGTGACGGCACCAGCCGCTGGCGGTACCTCAGCCGTGGCGGCGCGCTGGACGTCGCGCTGCTCGCGGACCGGCCGGTGGAGGAACGGCTGCGCCCGTACTGGTCGTTGACCTGGGCGGTGCCGGTGGACGAGGAGGGCGCGCCGCTGCCGCCGCGTACGGCGCCGGTGGTGCACGCGCCGACGCCCAGCGACGAACCGCTCGGCGTCCCCGCCCTGTTGATCGCCTCGCTCCCGCTCGACCCGACCCGCCGCCACGCCGCCCCCGGCCCGCTCACCGACTTCCTCGTGGAGCGCGCCGCCGACGCCTACGCCGAACTCCTCGCCGCCTGGCGCCCGGTGGGCCCCGGCCTCATCGACCTGGTGCCCGGCCCGCTGGGCCGCAGCGCCCTCGACGGCGCGCTGCGACAGGGCATCCTCGACCGTCTCCCGCGTACCGCGTTCCTGCCGCCCGCCCTGGAGTTCACGACCCGGACGGCCGGAGAGGCGGAGCCCGCCGCCGACACCTCCGCGATGTCCGTGCTCTCCGCTCTCTCCGAGACCTCCGACGCCTCCGCGCAGGCGTCCCCCGAGGCGCTGCGTCCGCGCGACGCCGAGGTGGTGGAGGGCGCGGGCGCCGAGACGGTACGGGTGCTCGCCGAGGTGCTGCCCAATCTGCTGCCCGCCGGTCTCGAACGGCGCGGCGAGCTGCGGGCGCTCGGTGTGAGCCGGGTGCCGCTGACCGAGGCCATCGACCGGCTGACCGGTGTGGACCGCGACCCGTCGTGGTGGTGGCGCCTGTACGACAGCCTCGCCGGGGTGGACCCGGACCGGCTCACCGGTCTTCCGGTGCCGCTCGCCGACGACGGCCGTGGTGCGTACGAGCCGGGCGCGGGAGCCGAGCCGGGCGCGCAGCGCATCGAGCCGGGAGCCGGAGAGCCGGGAGCCGACGTTCCCGGTGCCGAACTCCCGGGCGCCGCCGCCCCGTTGGACTTCGGCCCGCCCGCCCGTCGCCGTACCGCGATCGGGCCCCGCCACATCCTGCTGCCCGCCGACACGGTGGGCACCGTCACCGCCGGGGCGCTGTCGCGGCTCGGTCTCAAGGTCGCCCACCCGGACGCCGCGCACCCGCTCCTGGAGAAGCTCGGCGCGCTGCCCGCCTCGCCGCGAGCGGTCCTGACGACGCCGCAGGTACGGGCCGCCGTCGCCGCCTCGCTCGACGACGACGGTGTGGGTGTGGGTGCCGGCATCGGCTGGGACGACGACACCGCCCTCGGCGCCGAGGAACTCGCCGAGATCGTCCTCGGCCTGGTCCGGGACGCCGAACTGGAACCGGGCGCCGAACCCTGGCTGGGCGCGCTGGCCCTGCCCGACGAGGACGGCGAACTGGCCCCCGCCGGTGAACTCGTCCTGCCCGACAGCCCGTTCGCGCGCGTGATGCGCGAGGGCGAACTGGCCCTGGTGGACGCCGAATGGGCCGGGCGCTGGGGCGAGCAGCCGCTGGCCGGTGTCGGCGTACTGGCCGACTTCGTCCTGGTACGCGCCACCGATGTGGTGCTCGACCCGGACGAACTGGAGCCCCGCGAGGGCGACTTCGCCGAATCCGACGACGCCGGACTGCTCGACGTCGTGGACGTCTGGTGCGAGGACGTGCTCGACCAACTGCCCGAGACGCCGGTACCCCCGGTGGCCACCGAACTGATCGCGGTACGCGACCTCGACGTGGTCGACGACGACCGCTGGCCCGAGGCCCTCGCCCTGCTCTCCCGCCCGCCGCTGCGCGACGCGCTCACCCAGCAGGTCACGGTGCTGCTCCCGGACGGCACCACCGAGACGGTGCGCCCGTACACGGCCTGGTGGCTGCGCGGTCATCCGGTGCTCGACGGCCGCCGCCCCGCCGGGCTGCGCGCCGAGGGCTCCGACCCGCTCCTCGCCGGTCTGTACGACCCCGCCGACGCCACCGGCTTCGACGACGCCCAGGTCCTGCGCGCCCTCGGCGTACGCACCTCGGTGCCCGCCCTGCTCTCCGAACCGGGCGGCGCCGCCGAACTCCTGGACCGCCTCGCCGACCCCGACCGCCCGGTCACCGCTTCCCAACTGCACGCGCTCTACAGCGAGTTGGCCGAGCTCGACCCGGAGCAGGTCACGCTGCCCGACGAACTGCGCGCGGTACGCGACGGCGAGGTGATCGTGGTCGACGCCGCCGACGCCCAGGTGGCCGACGCCCCCGACCTGCTGCCCTTCGCCACCGGCCGCCCCCTGCTCCCGGTCCGCCCCGACCGCGCCGCCGAACTCGCCGAGCTGTTCCAGGTCCCCCGCCTCGGCGAATCCGCCCCCACCACGGTGCCGGACGGCGGCGTGGTCCATCCGGTGCCCGAGTCGGTCCGTACGCTGCTGGGCCCGGCGACCCCCGAGACGTACACCGAGTACGAGGAACTCCTCGTCGACGGCACCGAGTTGGACTGGCGCCGCACCCCCGACGGCACCGTCCACGCGGCCACCCTGGAGGGCGTCGCGGCGGGCCTGGCCTGGGCGGCCGGCCAGTGGCCGCGCCGCTTCGAGGTGGCGGCCCTGCTTGAGGACCCGTCGCGTACGGGGGAGTTGGCGCGGGATCGGTGGTTCGACTGA
- a CDS encoding DUF3027 domain-containing protein: MSAATMRSRTPDRLCAEAVDMARAAAEEAAAPGTVGEHVEALSEGDRVVTHLFECTEFGYRGWRWAVTVARASRAKLVTLDETVLLPGPDALLAPQWVPWSERLRPGDLGPGDLLPTEADDLRLEPGWSDEDSPPPNSVLAEESVDRAAGAARAPETVVAVSEAAASKAAASEAAVSEEMAELAEAEDADVTPGPAAGLGAAGGTTRGAISEVAQELGMGRARVLSRYGLHTAADRWEESYGPASAMAQAAPAACISCGFLVPVAGSLRQAFGVCSNEFSPADGRVVSLSYGCGGHSEAAVMPKPLRPAPPVIDETRVDPLPLRPAPDSGSVLTEEPTEEFGHS, translated from the coding sequence GTGAGCGCAGCGACAATGCGAAGCCGCACCCCCGACCGCCTCTGCGCCGAGGCCGTCGACATGGCCAGGGCGGCGGCCGAGGAGGCGGCGGCACCGGGCACGGTCGGCGAGCACGTCGAGGCCTTGTCCGAGGGCGACCGGGTGGTCACCCACCTCTTCGAGTGCACCGAGTTCGGCTACCGCGGCTGGCGCTGGGCCGTCACCGTCGCCCGCGCCTCCCGCGCCAAGCTGGTCACCCTCGACGAAACCGTCCTGCTGCCGGGCCCGGACGCCCTGCTCGCCCCGCAGTGGGTGCCCTGGAGCGAGCGCCTGCGCCCCGGCGACCTCGGCCCCGGCGACCTGCTCCCCACCGAGGCCGACGACCTCCGCCTGGAGCCGGGCTGGAGCGACGAGGACAGCCCGCCGCCGAACTCGGTACTGGCGGAGGAGTCCGTCGACCGCGCGGCGGGTGCGGCGCGGGCCCCCGAGACCGTAGTGGCTGTGTCCGAAGCCGCTGCCTCCAAGGCCGCTGCCTCCGAAGCGGCTGTCTCCGAGGAGATGGCGGAGCTCGCGGAGGCGGAGGACGCCGACGTCACCCCGGGGCCGGCGGCCGGTCTCGGCGCCGCCGGCGGCACCACGCGCGGCGCCATCAGCGAGGTCGCCCAGGAACTCGGCATGGGCCGGGCCCGGGTGCTCTCCCGGTACGGGCTGCACACCGCCGCCGACCGCTGGGAGGAGTCCTACGGCCCCGCGTCCGCGATGGCACAGGCGGCACCGGCGGCCTGTATCTCCTGCGGCTTCCTGGTACCGGTGGCCGGTTCGCTGCGGCAGGCCTTCGGCGTCTGCTCCAACGAGTTCTCCCCGGCCGACGGCCGTGTGGTCTCCCTTTCCTACGGCTGTGGCGGCCACTCCGAGGCCGCCGTCATGCCCAAACCCCTGCGCCCCGCCCCGCCGGTCATCGACGAGACCCGCGTCGATCCCCTGCCGCTGCGCCCCGCCCCGGATTCGGGCTCGGTGCTGACGGAGGAGCCGACGGAGGAGTTCGGGCACTCCTGA